Proteins encoded in a region of the Leifsonia sp. PS1209 genome:
- a CDS encoding alpha/beta hydrolase → MSDNTRPTTESAAQNPPPRKRGRKFLRVTIVTIVSIVSVVVIALATTTTINAIATASEANEIRKYGRLVDVDGKKINVDIQGAGAQTIVLLPGFGTGSPVIDFAPLVDKLKANYRTVVVEPFGYGLSDETDRPRTNANIAREVHSALQALHIDRYVLGGHSIAGIYGLQYVNTYRDEVTAFVGIDTSVPTQPGIDEELNVAGLRTLKTLGLVRVLTALGDDPYTGLPYTDAQKYQSKIISLRNGFTDTYADEMERFGSNFHDAQKLAFPKDLPLLLFVQSDNIDVEGWMTLHTEQVASVERSELIPLDADHYLHHTKSAEIASAMNAFLTAG, encoded by the coding sequence ATGAGCGACAACACCCGTCCGACCACCGAGTCCGCCGCCCAGAATCCCCCGCCGAGGAAGCGGGGACGGAAGTTCCTTCGCGTCACCATCGTGACGATCGTCAGCATCGTTTCCGTGGTGGTGATCGCCCTCGCGACCACCACGACGATCAACGCCATCGCCACCGCCTCCGAGGCGAACGAGATCAGGAAGTACGGCCGGCTGGTCGACGTCGACGGAAAGAAGATCAACGTCGACATCCAGGGAGCGGGCGCCCAGACCATCGTGCTGCTGCCCGGCTTCGGCACCGGCTCGCCCGTCATCGACTTCGCACCCCTCGTCGACAAACTGAAGGCGAACTACCGCACGGTCGTCGTCGAGCCGTTCGGATACGGCCTGAGCGACGAGACCGACCGGCCGCGCACCAACGCGAACATCGCCAGGGAGGTGCACAGTGCCCTGCAGGCGCTGCACATCGACCGGTACGTCCTGGGCGGCCACTCCATCGCCGGGATCTACGGACTCCAGTATGTGAACACCTATCGCGACGAGGTGACCGCCTTCGTCGGCATCGACACCAGCGTTCCCACCCAGCCGGGCATCGACGAGGAGCTCAACGTCGCGGGACTCCGCACCCTCAAGACCCTCGGCCTCGTCCGGGTCCTGACCGCGCTGGGCGACGACCCGTACACCGGGCTCCCGTACACCGACGCGCAGAAGTACCAGTCGAAGATCATCTCCCTCCGCAACGGGTTCACCGACACGTACGCCGACGAGATGGAGCGGTTCGGCTCCAACTTCCACGACGCACAGAAGCTGGCCTTCCCGAAAGACCTCCCACTCCTGCTGTTCGTGCAGTCGGACAACATCGACGTCGAGGGCTGGATGACGCTGCACACGGAGCAGGTGGCCAGTGTCGAGCGCAGCGAACTCATCCCGCTCGACGCCGACCACTACCTGCACCACACGAAGTCGGCGGAGATCGCATCGGCGATGAACGCCTTCCTCACGGCCGGCTGA
- a CDS encoding carbohydrate ABC transporter permease, with amino-acid sequence MNGKRPWWKTIVGVVLTLIMLFPVYWMINVSLTPTTEMRKSPPNLFPIHATFEGYQAVISQQLPYLGTSLLVGLGTVILTVAISAPAAYSLAKLRPRGRGVLNFVLLIAQMIPGIIMAMGFYAIYLNLGILNTLWGLIIADSTLAVPFGVLIFTAFMSGIPDELMSAAKIDGAGSWRTFRSIVLPVSRNSVVTVSLFAFLWAWSDFIFSSTLNSGGTMQTITLGIYKYIGNNNQEWNAIMATAVVASIPAAVLLVIAQKYVAAGVTAGAVKD; translated from the coding sequence ATGAACGGGAAGCGACCGTGGTGGAAGACGATCGTCGGGGTCGTGCTGACCCTGATCATGCTCTTCCCCGTCTACTGGATGATCAACGTCTCGCTCACGCCCACCACCGAGATGCGGAAGAGCCCGCCGAACCTGTTCCCGATCCACGCGACGTTCGAGGGCTACCAGGCGGTGATCAGCCAGCAGCTCCCCTACCTCGGCACGAGCCTGCTCGTCGGCCTCGGCACGGTGATCCTGACCGTAGCCATCTCGGCGCCCGCGGCGTACTCGCTGGCGAAGCTGCGTCCGCGAGGCCGCGGAGTGCTCAACTTCGTGCTGCTGATCGCGCAGATGATCCCCGGCATCATCATGGCGATGGGCTTCTACGCGATCTACCTCAACCTCGGGATCCTCAACACGCTCTGGGGGCTGATCATCGCCGACTCCACGCTCGCGGTGCCGTTCGGCGTGCTGATCTTCACCGCGTTCATGTCCGGCATCCCCGACGAGCTGATGAGCGCCGCCAAGATCGACGGCGCGGGGAGCTGGCGGACGTTCCGCTCCATCGTGCTGCCGGTGAGCCGCAACTCGGTGGTCACGGTGTCGCTGTTCGCGTTCCTGTGGGCGTGGTCGGACTTCATCTTCTCGTCGACGCTCAACAGCGGCGGCACGATGCAGACGATCACGCTCGGCATCTACAAGTACATCGGCAACAACAACCAGGAGTGGAACGCGATCATGGCGACCGCCGTCGTCGCATCCATCCCGGCCGCCGTGCTGCTCGTGATCGCCCAGAAGTACGTCGCCGCCGGCGTGACCGCCGGCGCGGTGAAGGACTGA
- a CDS encoding glycogen debranching protein produces the protein MTPLDIDEVPFSTRGAWIDLSRIVGLHERAEDVHLVTHQTGMHPILRLLPEAGGALVSPRLVLAPEVLSWVAEGGRVDAVFDGRSTIRFRGTGLGMRFVASGELTPFTGAYLFRDPLDGAVVLTSYESGRRYRFTVLSGEATVVGAGTVGSAERSVTLDSGVAWELAVEELDTAAAAYDGATDFDEIVARQAREFEDYASRLAGDAGSARGELDAAVRKAAYVMWSATVAPSGFVGREAVLMSKHWMDKVWSWDHCFNAIALAEADPDAALAQFLLPFDHQEASGALPDSLTHSEVLYNFVKPPIHGWAFAQLRARSSRPFTAAELHEVYRRLAAWTRFWLDFRRTPAHPLPYYQHGNDSGWDNSTTFDRSRVIVSPDLSAFLLLQLHELQELAAMLGLSAPEWKAEAATIEAALFDRLWTGDGFLALDALSGEPASATSLLNALPIVLGERLPAEVASTLARTIAAHLTEWGPATEPVTSPLYESDGYWRGPIWAPSTFLIEDGLRRAGHTDLADQVSLRFRAACERSGFAENFDAVTGAGLRDRAYTWTASCFLTLTLDAARRTHSLGER, from the coding sequence ATGACGCCCCTCGACATCGACGAGGTCCCCTTCTCGACGCGCGGCGCGTGGATCGACCTCTCCCGCATCGTCGGCCTGCACGAGCGAGCCGAGGACGTGCACCTGGTGACGCACCAGACCGGGATGCACCCCATCCTGCGGCTGCTGCCCGAGGCGGGCGGCGCCCTGGTGTCTCCGCGTCTGGTCCTGGCGCCGGAGGTCCTCTCCTGGGTCGCGGAGGGCGGCCGCGTCGATGCCGTCTTCGACGGGCGCAGCACCATCCGCTTCCGGGGCACCGGTCTCGGGATGCGGTTCGTCGCGTCCGGCGAGCTGACCCCGTTCACCGGCGCCTACCTCTTCCGCGATCCGCTGGACGGCGCCGTGGTGCTCACCAGCTACGAGTCCGGACGGCGGTACCGGTTCACGGTGCTCTCCGGCGAGGCGACGGTGGTCGGCGCCGGAACGGTGGGTTCGGCAGAGCGGTCGGTCACGCTCGATTCCGGCGTGGCATGGGAGCTGGCGGTCGAGGAGCTGGACACGGCGGCTGCCGCCTACGACGGCGCAACCGACTTCGACGAGATCGTCGCCAGGCAGGCCCGTGAGTTCGAGGACTACGCGAGCCGTTTGGCCGGGGACGCCGGGAGCGCCCGCGGCGAACTCGACGCCGCCGTCCGCAAGGCCGCGTACGTGATGTGGTCCGCCACCGTCGCGCCATCCGGGTTCGTCGGGCGGGAAGCCGTCCTGATGTCCAAGCACTGGATGGACAAGGTCTGGAGCTGGGACCACTGCTTCAACGCCATCGCGCTCGCGGAGGCCGACCCGGATGCTGCGCTCGCCCAGTTCCTCCTCCCCTTCGACCACCAGGAGGCGTCCGGCGCGTTGCCGGACTCGCTGACCCACTCGGAGGTGCTCTACAACTTCGTCAAGCCGCCGATCCACGGCTGGGCGTTCGCCCAGCTGCGCGCGCGGTCGTCCCGGCCGTTCACCGCGGCGGAACTGCACGAGGTGTACCGGCGGCTGGCCGCCTGGACGCGCTTCTGGCTGGACTTCCGCCGCACGCCCGCGCATCCGCTGCCCTACTACCAGCACGGCAACGACAGCGGCTGGGACAACTCCACGACGTTCGACCGGTCGCGGGTGATCGTCTCGCCCGACCTCTCCGCCTTCCTGCTCCTGCAGCTGCACGAGCTCCAGGAGCTTGCGGCGATGCTGGGGCTGAGCGCACCCGAGTGGAAGGCGGAGGCGGCGACGATCGAGGCCGCCCTGTTCGACCGGCTCTGGACCGGAGACGGCTTCCTCGCCCTGGATGCGCTGAGCGGCGAACCGGCATCGGCGACCAGCCTGCTCAACGCACTCCCCATCGTGCTCGGCGAACGCCTTCCCGCGGAGGTCGCCTCCACCCTGGCCCGGACGATCGCGGCGCACCTCACCGAGTGGGGCCCGGCCACCGAACCCGTCACGTCGCCGCTCTACGAGAGCGACGGATATTGGCGAGGTCCGATCTGGGCACCGTCCACCTTCCTCATCGAGGACGGTCTGCGGCGCGCGGGCCACACCGACCTCGCCGACCAGGTGAGCCTCCGGTTCCGCGCGGCCTGCGAACGGTCGGGCTTCGCCGAGAACTTCGACGCCGTGACCGGCGCCGGTCTGCGCGACCGCGCATACACCTGGACGGCCAGCTGCTTCCTCACCCTCACGCTCGACGCGGCCCGCCGCACCCACTCTCTAGGAGAACGATGA
- a CDS encoding alcohol dehydrogenase catalytic domain-containing protein, which translates to MKALTWQANKRVDVVDVPDPRIEQPTDVVIRITSTAICGSDLHLYDVLGPFLSKGDVLGHEPMGIVEEVGSAVRSLSVGDRVVIPFVIACGDCYMCRLGLTTQCETTQNREHGTGASLYGYTELYGSVPGGQAERLRVPMADFNALRVGSELPDDRYLFLSDILPTAWQGVQYANVPEGGTLGVIGLGPVGQFASRIGKHLGYQVVAVDPVPERREMAERHGIDTFDLSDDAAAWLREATDGRGPDAVVDAVGMEAHGNTVAGVAQSAVGLLPDPVAKKLMTTVGVDRLSAMMLAFDAVRRGGTVSLSGVYAGVADPVPFMNLFDKQVAIRMGQCNVHTWRDDILPLVEDPADPLGTEDLVTHRVGLEEAPRMYDLFRDKEDGCIKVVLTP; encoded by the coding sequence ATGAAAGCACTCACCTGGCAAGCGAACAAGCGCGTCGACGTGGTCGACGTGCCCGACCCGCGGATCGAGCAGCCCACCGACGTCGTCATCCGCATCACCTCGACGGCCATCTGCGGCTCCGACCTGCACCTGTACGACGTGCTCGGCCCGTTCCTCTCAAAAGGGGATGTGCTCGGTCACGAGCCGATGGGCATCGTGGAGGAGGTGGGCTCTGCCGTCCGGTCGCTCAGCGTCGGTGACCGTGTCGTCATCCCGTTCGTGATCGCGTGCGGCGACTGCTACATGTGCAGGCTCGGGCTGACGACGCAGTGCGAGACCACCCAGAACCGCGAACACGGCACCGGGGCGTCCCTCTACGGCTACACCGAGCTGTACGGGTCCGTCCCCGGCGGCCAGGCGGAGCGCCTGCGCGTGCCGATGGCCGACTTCAACGCCCTCCGCGTCGGCAGCGAACTGCCGGACGACCGCTACCTCTTCCTCAGCGACATCCTGCCGACGGCCTGGCAGGGGGTGCAGTACGCGAACGTTCCGGAGGGCGGGACGCTTGGCGTGATCGGGCTCGGCCCCGTCGGCCAGTTCGCCAGCCGCATCGGCAAGCACCTCGGCTACCAGGTGGTCGCCGTCGACCCTGTGCCGGAGCGCAGGGAGATGGCCGAACGCCACGGCATCGACACCTTCGACCTCAGCGACGACGCGGCGGCCTGGCTCCGCGAGGCGACGGACGGCCGCGGGCCGGACGCCGTGGTCGACGCGGTCGGGATGGAGGCGCACGGCAACACGGTGGCCGGTGTCGCCCAGTCCGCCGTCGGCCTGCTGCCAGACCCGGTGGCCAAGAAGCTGATGACGACCGTCGGCGTCGACCGGCTCTCCGCGATGATGCTCGCCTTCGACGCGGTGCGCCGCGGGGGCACGGTCTCCCTCAGCGGCGTCTACGCGGGTGTCGCAGACCCTGTGCCGTTCATGAACCTGTTCGACAAGCAGGTCGCCATCCGGATGGGCCAGTGCAACGTGCACACCTGGCGCGACGACATCCTCCCCCTGGTCGAAGACCCCGCAGACCCGCTCGGCACGGAAGACCTCGTCACCCACCGCGTCGGCCTGGAGGAGGCGCCGAGGATGTACGACCTGTTCCGCGACAAGGAGGACGGCTGCATCAAGGTGGTGCTCACGCCCTGA
- a CDS encoding sugar ABC transporter permease → MTTTQTVPPGSVGDHGGVAHVATPPRSRRRSRRSTQWAAWAFLAPVVIYLAVFYAYPLYRNIELSVRDYTVRSFVQGGAPFVGFDNYVKVFQDPTFGPAFLHTALFTIVSIVFQFTIGMALAVFFYQNFRLSATLRALFLVPWLLPLIVSASTWSWMLNSDSGVVNATLNAFGLSGVNWLTSPDWALTSVIIANIWIGIPFNLVIIYSGLQNIPTDLYEAASLDGANGWQKFWRVTFPLLKPVSAITILLGLIYTLKVFDIIWIMTRGGPGTSSTTFATWSYQLGFASTLPDFSPAAAVGNVLIVIALIFGLIYIRTQRKQDAA, encoded by the coding sequence CACCCAGACAGTGCCGCCCGGTTCTGTCGGAGACCACGGTGGGGTGGCGCACGTCGCCACCCCACCCCGGTCTCGACGGCGCTCCCGGCGCTCCACGCAGTGGGCCGCCTGGGCGTTCCTCGCCCCGGTAGTGATCTACCTGGCGGTGTTCTACGCCTACCCCCTCTACCGCAACATCGAGCTCAGCGTCCGCGACTACACCGTCCGGTCCTTCGTCCAGGGCGGCGCTCCGTTCGTCGGGTTCGACAACTACGTCAAGGTGTTCCAGGATCCGACCTTCGGGCCGGCCTTCCTGCACACCGCCCTCTTCACCATCGTCTCGATCGTCTTCCAGTTCACGATCGGGATGGCGCTGGCCGTGTTCTTCTACCAGAACTTCCGGCTGTCGGCCACGCTGCGCGCCCTGTTCCTGGTGCCGTGGCTGCTCCCGCTGATCGTCTCGGCCTCCACCTGGTCCTGGATGCTCAACAGCGACTCCGGGGTGGTGAACGCCACCCTCAACGCCTTCGGGCTCTCCGGGGTCAACTGGCTGACGTCGCCGGACTGGGCACTCACCAGCGTGATCATCGCGAACATCTGGATCGGCATCCCGTTCAACCTGGTGATCATCTACTCGGGCCTGCAGAACATCCCGACCGACCTCTACGAGGCCGCATCCCTCGACGGCGCGAACGGGTGGCAGAAGTTCTGGCGGGTCACCTTCCCGCTGCTGAAGCCGGTCTCGGCCATCACGATCCTGCTCGGCCTGATCTACACCCTCAAGGTGTTCGACATCATCTGGATCATGACCCGCGGTGGGCCGGGCACGTCGTCGACGACGTTCGCGACCTGGTCGTACCAGCTGGGCTTCGCATCCACGCTGCCCGACTTCAGCCCGGCGGCGGCCGTCGGCAACGTCCTGATCGTCATCGCCCTGATCTTCGGGCTCATCTACATCCGCACGCAGCGAAAGCAGGACGCCGCATGA
- a CDS encoding MarR family transcriptional regulator has product MSSRSEQLTALIRTLSFAQRATADAWVRTSGLSRSQAFTLGYIEEHQENGVIARELSEMSGTTPASVASLLQGLEERGYITRTPSPDDSRVKLISVTPEGAEVVAGFQNDLAAEQERTFSVLDTEEQDRLIALLRRVTDTLDS; this is encoded by the coding sequence ATGTCATCCCGATCGGAACAGCTGACCGCCCTCATCCGCACGCTCTCGTTCGCCCAGCGAGCGACGGCGGACGCCTGGGTGCGCACCAGCGGCCTGAGCAGGTCGCAGGCGTTCACGCTCGGATACATCGAAGAGCATCAGGAGAACGGCGTGATCGCCCGGGAACTCTCCGAGATGTCCGGCACCACCCCGGCCAGTGTCGCCAGCCTCCTGCAGGGACTGGAAGAACGCGGCTACATCACGCGCACGCCGTCCCCGGACGACTCGCGGGTGAAGCTCATCAGCGTCACCCCGGAGGGCGCAGAGGTCGTCGCTGGATTCCAGAACGACCTCGCCGCCGAGCAGGAACGCACCTTCTCCGTTCTCGACACCGAGGAACAGGACCGCCTCATCGCGCTCCTCCGACGCGTCACGGACACGCTCGACTCGTAG
- a CDS encoding beta-L-arabinofuranosidase domain-containing protein, with amino-acid sequence MTDTLDATRTGGPVSPSRSALRPLGQDEVRFVGGFWAEKQELNASAVIDHCLTWMERIGWIGNFDRAADGTVAEHHDGIEFVDSEVYKLLEAMAWELGRTQDAALAETYRSLVERVAAAQEPDGYLHTSFGREGQRPRFSDLEWGHELYCFGHLFQAAVARVRTGHDDLIVDVARRLADHVYREFGPDGRDAICGHPEIEPALAELGRALSEPRYLDLARSFIERRGRRRLKTTLFQSSEYFLDDVPVRDADTLRGHAVRAEYLAAGAVDVAVEFGDDALLAAVERQWAHTVATRTYLTGGVGSHHQNEEFGSDFELPPDRAYAETCAAIGSVMLSWRLLLQSGDAAYADVIERTLLNAVLVSPREDGRAFYYANTLHQRELGSVPAEDQLSERAEASLRAPWFEVSCCPTNVARTLASVASYVATASPDGVQLHQFGDIDIETSVAGSPVRIQVRAPGYPFDGRVSVTVDAAEEIELSVRIPSWASGADVSLGGEPVLPKDGYVRVRRVFDPAEPLLLDLPMTPRLTYPDPRIDALRGTAAVERGPLVLCVESTDLPDGDHVDAVRLRSDTAPTATPDGAAAPVDLVSSAFGGWPYGTAPHADPRTAAVVELRPYFQWANRGPSTMRVFIPLAGA; translated from the coding sequence ATGACCGACACTCTCGACGCGACCAGGACCGGCGGTCCGGTCAGCCCGTCCCGGTCGGCTCTCCGGCCGCTCGGTCAGGACGAGGTGCGCTTCGTCGGCGGATTCTGGGCGGAGAAGCAGGAGCTGAACGCCTCGGCCGTCATCGACCACTGCCTCACCTGGATGGAGCGCATCGGCTGGATCGGGAACTTCGACAGGGCGGCGGACGGTACCGTCGCCGAGCACCACGACGGCATCGAGTTCGTGGACTCCGAGGTCTACAAGCTGCTCGAGGCGATGGCGTGGGAGCTCGGCCGCACCCAGGATGCCGCACTGGCGGAGACGTACCGCTCGCTGGTGGAACGCGTCGCGGCGGCGCAGGAGCCCGACGGCTACCTCCACACCTCGTTCGGCAGGGAGGGGCAGCGCCCGCGGTTCTCCGATCTGGAGTGGGGGCACGAGCTGTACTGCTTCGGCCACCTGTTCCAGGCGGCGGTCGCCCGCGTGCGCACCGGGCACGACGACCTGATCGTGGACGTCGCCCGCCGCCTCGCCGACCACGTCTACCGCGAGTTCGGGCCGGACGGCCGGGATGCGATCTGCGGGCATCCGGAGATCGAGCCCGCCCTCGCCGAACTCGGCAGGGCGCTCTCCGAACCGCGGTATCTCGACCTCGCCCGCAGCTTCATCGAGCGCAGGGGCCGTAGGCGTCTGAAGACCACGCTCTTCCAGTCGAGCGAATACTTCCTCGACGACGTTCCGGTACGGGACGCCGACACCCTGCGCGGCCACGCTGTGCGCGCGGAGTACCTCGCGGCCGGGGCGGTGGATGTGGCGGTCGAGTTCGGCGACGACGCGCTGCTCGCCGCCGTGGAGCGGCAGTGGGCGCACACGGTGGCGACCAGGACCTACCTCACCGGCGGCGTCGGCTCGCACCACCAGAACGAGGAGTTCGGTAGCGACTTCGAGCTGCCGCCGGATCGGGCGTACGCGGAGACCTGTGCCGCGATCGGGTCGGTCATGCTCAGCTGGCGGCTGCTCCTGCAGAGCGGGGACGCGGCGTATGCGGACGTCATCGAGCGAACCCTGCTCAACGCTGTGCTGGTCTCCCCACGGGAGGACGGACGGGCGTTCTACTACGCGAACACGCTGCATCAGCGCGAGCTCGGGTCCGTTCCTGCGGAGGACCAGCTCAGCGAGCGCGCGGAGGCGAGCCTGCGCGCGCCGTGGTTCGAGGTCTCGTGCTGCCCGACGAACGTTGCGCGCACGCTGGCGAGCGTCGCGTCCTACGTGGCGACGGCGTCGCCGGACGGCGTGCAGCTCCACCAGTTCGGCGACATCGACATCGAGACGTCCGTCGCCGGGTCGCCCGTGCGCATCCAGGTGCGCGCACCCGGCTACCCGTTCGACGGCCGGGTCTCCGTGACCGTGGACGCTGCCGAGGAGATCGAGCTGAGCGTGCGCATCCCGTCGTGGGCGTCCGGCGCAGACGTCTCGCTGGGAGGCGAGCCGGTGCTGCCGAAGGACGGCTACGTGCGGGTGCGCCGGGTCTTCGATCCGGCAGAGCCGCTGCTCCTCGACCTGCCCATGACACCGCGCCTCACCTACCCTGACCCGCGGATCGACGCGCTGCGCGGCACGGCGGCCGTCGAGCGCGGCCCGCTCGTGCTCTGCGTCGAGTCGACCGACCTCCCGGACGGCGACCACGTGGATGCGGTGCGCCTCCGCTCCGACACCGCGCCCACCGCGACGCCCGACGGGGCGGCGGCTCCCGTCGACCTCGTCTCCTCCGCCTTTGGCGGCTGGCCGTACGGGACCGCGCCGCACGCGGACCCGCGCACGGCAGCCGTGGTCGAACTGCGCCCCTACTTCCAATGGGCCAACCGTGGCCCGAGCACCATGCGGGTGTTCATCCCCCTCGCGGGCGCCTAG
- a CDS encoding DJ-1/PfpI family protein, with product MPSRNHRVAVLVLDGAKPLDVGIPAQVFSHRPSMPYEVRVCGAAPGLVTGGDGLSYHVADGLDALAEADTVFVPGYREPATTEPSAAVVAALRAANERGARLAAISTGAFALAAAGLLDGKRATTHWHYTRALAARYPLVQVDENVLFVDEGDVLTSAGAASGIDLSLHLVRRDHGVGLSNHVARRLVAAPYRSGGQAQYVPRSVPEPLGDLFATTRAWALEHLAEPLTLDALARNARVSPRTFSRRFVEDTGYTPMQWVLRARVDLARELLERSDLGVEQIADSVGLGSGANLRLHFQRILGTSPTEYRHTFSA from the coding sequence ATGCCGTCCCGCAACCACCGCGTCGCCGTCCTCGTCCTCGACGGCGCGAAACCCCTCGACGTCGGTATCCCGGCCCAGGTGTTCTCGCACCGGCCGAGCATGCCGTACGAGGTGCGCGTCTGCGGGGCGGCGCCGGGTCTCGTGACCGGCGGGGACGGCCTCTCGTACCATGTTGCAGACGGCCTCGATGCCCTCGCGGAGGCGGACACGGTGTTCGTCCCGGGATACCGGGAGCCGGCGACCACGGAGCCGTCCGCAGCGGTCGTGGCGGCGCTCCGGGCCGCCAACGAGCGCGGGGCGCGCCTCGCCGCGATCTCGACGGGAGCGTTCGCGCTCGCCGCAGCCGGACTCCTCGACGGCAAGCGCGCCACCACGCACTGGCACTACACGAGGGCGCTCGCCGCCAGGTACCCGCTCGTGCAGGTGGACGAGAACGTGCTGTTCGTCGACGAGGGCGACGTGCTCACCTCGGCGGGTGCCGCCTCCGGGATCGACCTGAGCCTGCACCTGGTGCGGCGCGACCACGGCGTCGGCCTGTCCAACCACGTCGCGCGCCGGCTGGTCGCCGCCCCGTATCGCAGCGGCGGGCAGGCGCAGTACGTGCCGCGCAGTGTTCCCGAGCCGCTCGGCGACCTGTTCGCGACGACCAGGGCGTGGGCGCTGGAGCACCTGGCCGAGCCGCTGACACTGGATGCGCTCGCCCGCAACGCCCGCGTGTCCCCGCGCACGTTCTCCCGCCGCTTCGTGGAGGACACCGGGTACACCCCGATGCAGTGGGTGCTCCGGGCGCGCGTCGACCTGGCCCGCGAGCTGCTCGAACGCAGCGACCTCGGCGTCGAGCAGATCGCCGACAGCGTCGGCCTCGGCAGCGGAGCGAACCTGCGGCTGCACTTCCAGCGCATCCTGGGCACGTCGCCGACGGAGTACCGGCACACGTTCTCGGCCTAG
- the gap gene encoding type I glyceraldehyde-3-phosphate dehydrogenase — MTRIAINGFGRIGRNTLRALLERGSDLEVVAVNDLTAPETLAHLLKYDSTLGRLGRSVEVDGTDLVVDGRRIRVLAEREPADLPWAELGVELVLESTGRFTSAESARAHLRAGAKRVLVSAPSDGADVTLAYGVNTDAYDPEKHVIVSNASCTTNALAPLASVLDDLAGIEHGFMTTVHAYTQEQNLQDGPHRDLRRARAAGVNIVPTTTGAAKAIGLVLPNLDGKLSGDSIRVPVPVGSIVELNTTVSREVTLDEVLAAYRDAAAGPLNGVLEYADEPLVSSDITGQPASSIFDSALTRVSGKHVKVVAWYDNEWGFSNRVVDTLELLAA; from the coding sequence ATGACCCGCATCGCCATCAACGGCTTCGGCCGCATCGGACGCAACACCCTCCGCGCACTGCTGGAGCGCGGCAGCGACCTGGAGGTCGTCGCCGTCAACGATCTGACCGCTCCGGAGACGCTCGCCCACCTGCTGAAGTACGACAGCACGCTCGGCCGTCTGGGCCGCAGCGTCGAGGTGGATGGGACGGACCTCGTGGTCGACGGCCGCCGCATCCGGGTGCTGGCCGAGCGCGAGCCTGCCGACCTTCCCTGGGCGGAGCTGGGCGTGGAGCTCGTGCTCGAATCGACCGGGCGCTTCACGTCTGCGGAGTCCGCGCGCGCCCACCTGCGCGCCGGTGCCAAGCGCGTCCTGGTCAGCGCACCCTCCGACGGCGCGGACGTCACCCTCGCCTACGGCGTCAACACCGACGCGTACGACCCGGAGAAGCACGTCATCGTCTCCAACGCCTCCTGCACGACCAACGCCCTCGCGCCGCTCGCCTCCGTCCTGGACGACCTGGCCGGCATCGAACACGGCTTCATGACCACGGTCCACGCGTACACCCAGGAGCAGAACCTGCAGGACGGGCCGCACCGCGACCTCCGCAGGGCGCGCGCGGCCGGCGTGAACATCGTGCCGACCACCACGGGCGCGGCGAAGGCGATCGGCCTGGTGCTTCCGAACCTCGACGGCAAGCTCTCCGGGGACTCCATCCGCGTGCCCGTCCCCGTCGGCTCGATCGTGGAACTGAACACCACCGTCTCGCGCGAGGTGACGCTCGACGAGGTGCTCGCCGCCTACCGCGACGCGGCCGCCGGACCGCTGAACGGCGTGCTTGAGTACGCGGACGAGCCGCTGGTCTCCTCCGACATCACGGGCCAGCCCGCCTCCTCGATCTTCGACTCCGCGCTCACCAGGGTGAGCGGCAAGCACGTGAAGGTGGTCGCCTGGTACGACAACGAGTGGGGCTTCTCGAACCGGGTGGTGGACACGCTGGAGCTGCTCGCAGCGTGA